From Triticum urartu cultivar G1812 chromosome 2, Tu2.1, whole genome shotgun sequence, a single genomic window includes:
- the LOC125540617 gene encoding uncharacterized protein LOC125540617, with protein MARGPLNLWNHWATQILLLLSLALQIVLSVFAGIRRRQSSSMPRILLWLAYLLADSTAIYAIGHLSLSRAPSNHHLVAFWSPFLLLHLGGPDNITAYALQDNQLWLRHLQTLVVQVLGAAYVLYKHIAGNGNFLVLAATLMFTVGAVKYGERTWALKCSNLDSIRSSLKKERPTRHNHFHPQDQAGDHKDEEFVLRRAHSLFHICKRAIVDSSVDGDSEYRDTTEMLGKIDMIWGLMEMELSLMYDILYTKAAVIHTWFGYCLRVISPLAIVASLLLFQFSSKVGHSRVDIAITYVLLCSALFMETTSLLNAVGSTWAFAFLCTTSWSWLRYEALCTARWDRLRRAVASLHRLIKATTGGGSSYRSERWTGTRTLGQYNMLHFCTRRDNNLASPLLGRLAKMVGLGEWWNRKHYSGSIEISELVKEHTIKHMARLYKKGRWNALGVLRKKWGQEALEQNKSFPKLEEFLGVEFQEGIIIWHIATDVFLIKSERARVEGASGRVEAIKLMSNYMVFLLVERPYMLPGLAQNRLYQRTCENLVEMRAAPNHRKWDIWEVLRSLFSLRDDPDSNSKAVDIEKLAKILYDKNPSFSIDAPRLSYVTRLARRLVEKEADGTTDSLQLVLEVWTDILVYAGNKCSRESHAKKLNSGGEFTTILWLMAEHLFQASLEGP; from the coding sequence ATGGCGAGAGGGCCGCTGAACCTTTGGAACCACTGGGCGACCCAGATCCTGCTTCTCCTGAGCCTCGCGCTCCAGATCGTCCTCTCCGTCTTTGCCGGGATCCGTCGGCGTCAAAGCTCCTCCATGCCGAGGATACTCCTTTGGCTGGCGTACCTCCTTGCCGACTCCACTGCCATATATGCCATCGGCCACCTATCCCTCAGCAGGGCACCATCCAACCACCACCTTGTCGCATTCTGGTCGCCTTTCCTCCTGCTGCACCTTGGCGGACCAGACAACATCACTGCCTATGCTCTTCAGGACAATCAGCTCTGGCTCCGGCACCTCCAAACCCTTGTTGTGCAGGTACTCGGAGCGGCCTATGTCTTGTACAAGCATATTGCTGGGAACGGCAACTTCCTCGTGCTTGCTGCCACCTTGATGTTCACTGTCGGTGCTGTCAAGTACGGGGAGAGGACGTGGGCACTCAAATGCAGCAATCTGGACAGCATCCGGAGCTCCCTCAAGAAGGAACGACCCACCAGGCATAACCATTTCCACCCCCAGGATCAGGCGGGAGATCACAAAGACGAGGAATTCGTTCTCCGTCGAGCTCATTCGCTCTTCCACATCTGCAAGCGTGCCATAGTTGATTCTTCAGTCGACGGGGATTCAGAATATCGAGACACCACAGAAATGCTTGGGAAAATTGATATGATCTGGGGTTTGATGGAGATGGAGCTCTCGCTCATGTATGACATCTTGTACACCAAGGCGGCTGTGATCCACACCTGGTTCGGCTACTGCCTTCGGGTCATCTCGCCCCTTGCCATCGTCGCCTCCCTTCTGCTTTTTCAGTTCAGCAGCAAAGTTGGGCACAGCAGAGTTGACATTGCCATCACCTATGTGTTGTTGTGCAGTGCTTTGTTCATGGAGACAACTTCCCTGTTGAATGCTGTAGGGTCCACCTGGGCATTTGCATTCCTATGTACCACGAGCTGGAGCTGGCTCCGTTACGAAGCCCTATGCACCGCGAGATGGGACCGGCTACGGCGTGCGGTTGCATCTCTTCACCGGCTCATCAAGGCAACCACTGGAGGAGGTAGCAGCTACAGATCGGAGAGGTGGACAGGCACCCGCACCTTGGGGCAGTACAACATGTTGCACTTTTGCACTCGCCGTGACAACAACCTGGCTAGCCCTTTGCTTGGTAGGTTGGCCAAGATGGTGGGGCTCGGGGAGTGGTGGAACAGGAAGCATTACTCGGGATCTATCGAGATCTCAGAGCTTGTGAAGGAGCATACCATCAAACACATGGCACGGTTGTACAAGAAGGGGAGGTGGAACGCACTAGGAGTTCTCAGGAAGAAGTGGGGCCAGGAGGCACTGGAGCAAAATAAATCGTTCCCAAAACTCGAGGAATTCCTCGGTGTCGAGTTTCAGGAAGGCATCATCATCTGGCACATCGCCACCGATGTTTTCCTCATCAAGAGCGAGCGAGCAAGGGTGGAGGGTGCATCAGGTCGTGTGGAGGCCATCAAGCTGATGTCCAACTACATGGTGTTCCTCCTCGTCGAAAGGCCCTACATGCTACCAGGCCTCGCCCAGAACAGGTTGTACCAACGAACATGTGAAAATCTGGTCGAGATGCGAGCAGCTCCCAACCATCGAAAGTGGGATATTTGGGAAGTTCTCCGCTCTCTGTTCAGCCTGCGTGACGACCCTGATTCCAATTCCAAGGCCGTCGATATAGAGAAGCTTGCAAAGATCCTATACGATAAGAATCCATCCTTCAGCATTGATGCTCCCCGTCTCTCTTATGTCACCCGGCTTGCCAGAAGACTGGTAGAAAAGGAGGCAGATGGCACGACTGACTCGTTGCAGCTTGTCCTTGAGGTGTGGACAGATATCCTGGTCTACGCAGGCAACAAATGCAGCAGGGAGTCCCATGCCAAGAAGCTCAACAGTGGCGGTGAGTTCACAACCATCCTGTGGCTTATGGCAGAACACCTGTTCCAAGCTTCTCTCGAGGGCCCATGA